In a genomic window of Actinomycetota bacterium:
- a CDS encoding MBL fold metallo-hydrolase has product MQVSICGVRGSTPSPGAEFVRYGGHTSCVAITAPGDDRPRLVLDAGTGLRELSRYLGGEAFQGTILLGHLHWDHTHGLPFFPGGGDRRDSKVSVLLPEQGAPARDVLARMMSPPHFPIMPWDLLGEWSFGSLEEGAHRIEGLSVLARDIPHKGGRTFGFRITDDTGASLAYLSDHSPNNFGPGPEGFGEYHEAARTLIDGVDVLIHDSQYTAAEFPARAHFGHSAIDYTVHLAELCGVGQLLLFHHDPPRTDDQLDAIVSSLAAASVPVAAAAQGMVLEVAGR; this is encoded by the coding sequence ATGCAGGTCAGCATCTGCGGGGTGCGCGGATCGACGCCGTCGCCCGGGGCCGAGTTCGTCCGCTACGGGGGCCACACCTCGTGCGTGGCGATCACCGCACCCGGGGACGACCGGCCGCGGCTGGTGCTGGACGCCGGCACCGGGCTGCGCGAGCTGTCGCGGTACCTCGGGGGCGAGGCGTTCCAGGGGACGATCCTGCTCGGCCACCTGCACTGGGACCACACCCACGGCCTGCCCTTCTTCCCGGGCGGGGGGGACCGGCGGGACTCGAAGGTCTCCGTCCTGCTGCCCGAGCAGGGGGCGCCCGCCCGGGACGTGCTGGCCCGGATGATGTCGCCCCCCCACTTCCCGATCATGCCCTGGGACCTGCTCGGGGAATGGTCGTTCGGGTCGCTGGAGGAGGGGGCGCACCGCATCGAGGGGTTGTCCGTGCTGGCCCGGGACATCCCGCACAAGGGCGGCCGGACCTTCGGGTTCCGCATCACCGACGACACCGGAGCCAGCCTCGCCTACCTCTCGGACCACAGCCCGAACAACTTCGGCCCGGGCCCGGAGGGCTTCGGCGAGTACCACGAGGCGGCCCGCACCCTGATCGACGGCGTGGACGTGCTGATCCACGACTCGCAGTACACCGCCGCCGAGTTCCCTGCCAGGGCACACTTCGGGCACTCGGCGATCGACTACACGGTGCACCTGGCCGAGCTGTGCGGGGTCGGCCAGCTCCTGCTGTTCCACCACGACCCGCCCCGCACCGACGATCAGCTAGACGCCATCGTCTCCTCGCTGGCGGCAGCCTCCGTCCCGGTGGCGGCGGCGGCGCAGGGGATGGTGCTGGAGGTGGCCGGGCGGTAG
- a CDS encoding pyridoxamine 5'-phosphate oxidase family protein, whose protein sequence is MQPNEIAEILNRPLSQALLGRGMTRLAYIANDGTPRSIPIGFAWNGSHIVMCTTKNAPKLKALRHHPAVALTIDTEEHPPKILLLRGVAELDIVEGIPAEFLQTSGVTNMTAEQRVDWEAEVRSLYDGMVRIVVTPTWAKLIDFETTLPSAVEALVRQREERRRSAAETAGGQERAVDNL, encoded by the coding sequence GTGCAGCCCAACGAGATTGCCGAGATCCTGAACCGCCCCCTCAGCCAAGCACTCCTGGGGCGCGGGATGACCCGGCTCGCCTACATCGCCAACGACGGGACACCCCGCAGCATCCCGATCGGGTTTGCCTGGAACGGCTCGCACATCGTCATGTGCACCACCAAGAACGCCCCCAAGCTCAAGGCCCTGCGCCACCATCCCGCGGTTGCGCTGACCATCGACACCGAGGAGCACCCGCCCAAGATCCTGCTGCTGCGCGGCGTTGCCGAATTGGACATCGTCGAGGGCATCCCGGCCGAGTTCCTGCAGACCTCCGGCGTGACCAACATGACCGCCGAGCAGCGGGTCGACTGGGAGGCTGAGGTCCGTTCGCTGTACGACGGCATGGTCCGGATCGTGGTTACTCCCACGTGGGCAAAGCTCATCGACTTCGAAACGACGCTGCCGAGTGCCGTCGAAGCACTGGTCCGCCAGCGCGAGGAACGCCGGCGCTCAGCGGCGGAGACCGCAGGTGGACAGGAGCGGGCTGTGGACAATCTGTGA